The following coding sequences lie in one Sorex araneus isolate mSorAra2 chromosome 4, mSorAra2.pri, whole genome shotgun sequence genomic window:
- the DAG1 gene encoding dystroglycan 1, giving the protein MRMSVDLLLLFPIWGRTFLLLLSVAGAQSHWPSEPSEAVRDWENQLEASMHSVLSDLHEAVPTVVGIPDGTAVVGRSFRVTIPTDLIASNGELIKVSAAGKEALPSWLHWDPQSHTLEGLPLDTDKGVHYISVNAARLGANGSHVPQSSSVFSIEVYPEDHSEPQSMRAASPDPGEVASTACAADEPVTVLTVILDADLTKMTPKQRIDLLHRMRSFSEVELHNMKLVPVVNNRLFDMSAFMAGPGNAKKVVENGALLSWKLGCSLNQNSVPDIHGVEAPAREGAMSAQLGYPVVGWHIANKKPPLPKRIRRQIHATPTPVTAIGPPTTAVQEPPSRIVPTPTSPAIAPPTETMAPPVRDPVPGKPTVTIRTRGAIIQTPTLGPIQPTRVSEAGTTVPGQIRPTMTIPGYVEPTAVVTPPTSTTKKPRVSTPKPATPSTDSSATTTRRPTKKPRTPRPGPRVTTKAPITKLETASPPTRIRTTTSGVSRGGEANRRPELKNHIDRVDAWVGTYFEVKIPSDTFYDFEDTTTDKLKLTLKLREQQLVGEKSWVQFNSNSQLMYGLPDSSHVGKHEYFMHATDKGGLSAVDAFEIHVHKRPQGDKAPARFKARFVGDPAPVLNDIHKKIALVKKLAFAFGDRNCSTITLQNITRGSIVVEWTNNTLPLEPCPKEQITGLSRRIAEDDGKPRAAFSNALEPDFKAMNITVVGAGSCRHLQFIPVAPPRRIPSVAPTTEVTDRDPEKSSEDDVYLHTVIPAVVVAAILLIAGIIAMICYRKKRKGKLTLEDQATFIKKGVPIIFADELDDSKPPPSSSMPLILQEEKAPLPPPEYPNQSVPETTPLNQDSVGEYTPLRDEDPNAPPYQPPPPFTAPMEGKGSRPKNMTPYRSPPPYVPP; this is encoded by the exons ATGAGGATGTCTGTGGACCTCTTGCTGCTGTTCCCCATCTGGGGGAGGACCTTTCTCCTTCTGCTCTCTGTGGCTGGGGCTCAGTCCCACTGGCCTAGTGAACCTTCGGAGGCTGTCAGAGACTGGGAGAACCAGCTTGAGGCATCCATGCACTCGGTGCTCTCAGACCTCCACGAGGCTGTGCCCACAGTGGTTGGCATTCCTGATGGCACAGCTGTCGTGGGACGCTCATTTCGAGTGACCATTCCAACAGATTTAATTGCCTCCAATGGAGAACTTATCAAG GTTTCAGCTGCGGGGAAGGAGGCCTTGCCATCCTGGCTGCACTGGGACCCACAGAGCCACACCCTAGAGGGCCTCCCCCTTGACACCGATAAGGGTGTCCATTACATCTCGGTGAACGCCGCCCGGCTTGGGGCCAATGGGAGCCACGTGCCCCAGAGCTCTAGTGTGTTCTCTATAGAGGTCTACCCTGAAGACCACAGCGAGCCACAGTCTATGCGCGCAGCATCCCCAGACCCAGGTGAAGTGGCATCAACTGCCTGTGCTGCTGACGAGCCTGTGACAGTCCTGACGGTAATTCTGGACGCTGACCTCACTAAGATGACCCCAAAGCAAAGGATTGACCTCCTGCACAGGATGCGGAGCTTCTCAGAAGTGGAGCTTCACAACATGAAGTTGGTACCGGTTGTGAACAACAGACTGTTTGATATGTCGGCTTTCATGGCCGGCCCAGGAAATGCAAAAAAGGTGGTAGAGAATGGGGCTCTGCTCTCTTGGAAGCTGGGCTGCTCCCTGAATCAGAATAGTGTGCCTGACATTCATGGCGTGGAGGCCCCTGCCAGGGAGGGTGCTATGTCTGCCCAGCTTGGCTACCCTGTAGTGGGTTGGCACATAGCTAACAAGAAGCCTCCTCTCCCCAAACGTATCCGGAGGCAGATCCATGCCACACCCACACCTGTCACTGCCATCGGACCCCCAACTACTGCAGTCCAGGAGCCCCCGTCTAGAATTGTGCCCACCCCCACATCTCCAGCCATTGCTCCACCAACAGAGACCATGGCTCCTCCAGTCAGGGATCCTGTTCCCGGGAAGCCTACTGTCACCATTCGGACTCGAGGAGCCATTATTCAGACCCCAACCCTGGGCCCAATCCAGCCCACTCGAGTGTCAGAAGCTGGCACCACAGTGCCTGGCCAGATTCGCCCAACAATGACCATTCCCGGTTATGTGGAGCCCACAGCAGTCGTTACCCCTCCCACCTCTACTACCAAGAAGCCACGAGTGTCCACACCCAAACCAGCCACCCCTTCAACTGACTCCTCAGCCACCACAACTCGAAGGCCAACCAAGAAACCACGGACACCTCGGCCAGGGCCCCGGGTCACCACCAAAGCACCCATCACCAAACTGGAAACTGCCTCCCCGCCTACTCGCATCCGTACCACCACCAGTGGGGTGTCCCGGGGAGGAGAGGCCAACCGGCGCCCAGAGCTCAAAAACCACATTGACAGGGTTGATGCCTGGGTCGGCACCTACTTTGAGGTAAAGATCCCCTCCGACACCTTCTATGACTTTGAGGACACCACCACTGACAAGCTGAAGCTCACGCTGAAGCTTCGAGAGCAGCAGCTAGTGGGCGAGAAGTCCTGGGTACAGTTCAATAGCAACAGTCAGCTTATGTATGGCCTGCCCGATAGCAGCCATGTGGGCAAGCACGAGTATTTCATGCATGCCACAGACAAAGGGGGCCTTTCGGCTGTGGATGCCTTCGAGATCCATGTCCACAAGCGCCCACAAGGGGACAAGGCTCCTGCTCGGTTCAAGGCCAGGTTTGTGGGTGACCCAGCCCCGGTGCTGAATGACATACACAAGAAGATTGCCCTAGTGAAGAAGCTGGCCTTTGCCTTTGGGGACCGCAACTGTAGCACCATCACACTGCAGAATATCACCCGGGGCTCCATCGTGGTGGAATGGACCAACAACACCCTGCCCCTCGAGCCCTGTCCCAAGGAGCAGATCACAGGGCTCAGCCGCAGGATCGCTGAGGATGACGGCAAGCCTCGGGCCGCTTTCTCCAATGCCCTGGAGCCTGACTTCAAGGCCATGAACATTACTGTGGTGGGTGCCGGCAGCTGTCGGCACCTGCAGTTCATCCCTGTGGCACCCCCGCGGAGGATACCTTCTGTGGCCCCGACCACAGAGGTCACAGACAGGGATCCTGAGAAGAGCAGTGAGGATGACGTCTATCTGCATACGGTCATCCCCGCCGTGGTAGTGGCGGCCATCCTACTCATTGCGGGCATCATTGCCATGATCTGCTATCGCAAGAAGCGGAAGGGCAAGCTCACCCTCGAGGACCAGGCCACCTTCATCAAGAAGGGGGTGCCCATCATCTTTGCGGATGAGCTGGATGACTCCAAGCCGCCCCCCTCCTCCAGCATGCCACTCATCCTGCAAGAGGAGAaagcgcccctcccccctcctgagTACCCCAACCAGAGTGTGCCCGAGACCACGCCCCTGAACCAGGACAGTGTGGGAGAGTACACGCCCCTGCGGGATGAGGACCCCAACGCTCCTCCCTAccagcctccccctcccttcaCAGCTCCCATGGAGGGCAAGGGCTCTCGTCCCAAGAACATGACCCCATACCGGTCACCCCCTCCCTACGTCCCCCCTTAA